Sequence from the Actinocatenispora sera genome:
GCTGCTCGCGGTCGCCGCGATCCGCCGCACCCGCACGCTGCGCGGCGCCTGCCTGCGCTGCGGTCGGACCGACCGGAGCCGGCACGTCGGCCGGGTGCCCGCCTGGGCCTGGCTCGGCGCGTACCTGGCGGTCGCGGGCTGCCTGACCCGGCTCGCCGCCCAGCTGGCGGTCGGTCTCGGCGCCGGACCGATGCAGGCCGCGCCGGCCACGGTCGCCTTCGAGGTCGGTTTCCTGCTCGCCGGGACCCTGCTGCCGCTCGCGACCGTGCACCGCTGGGGCCGGGTGTGGCCGTGCTGGCTGCCCGGTCTGCGCGGCCACCGGGTGCCGCGCTGGCTGGTGCTCGGCCCGGCCAGCGTGCTGGCGGCCGGCCTGCTCGTCTACTTCGGGATCAGCCTGGCGCAGCTGGTCGTCGACCCCGCTGGCTGGACCGCCGGCTACGACCTTCCGCTCGGGTTCTTCTGGGTCGCGATCCCGGCGTACGTGCTGTGGGGGCTCGGGCTCGCCGCCGGCACCGTCTGGTACCAGCGGCGGACCCGACCGCACTGCCGCCGCTGCGGCCGGGGCGCACCCGGCCCCCGCTCGGCGCCGCAGCCCCGCACCGGCGGGCCGGGGCGCCGTTCGGGGCCGTCAGACCAGGGCGCGGAGCGCCTCGATCAGCAGCCACACGCCGAAGATCGCGAACAGCACCGCGGCGCCGTACCGGATGAAACGCTCCGGTAGCGCCTTGCCGAGCAGCCGCCCGACCGCGATCGCCAGCGCGTCCGCAGCGACCATGCCCAGCGTCGAACCGATCCAGGTACCGAGCCAGCCGTGGTTGGTGGCCAGCGTGATCGTCGCAAGCATCGTCTTGTCGCCCAGCTCGGCCAGGAAGAACGCCACCGAGGCGGCCACCACGGCCGAGCGGGTCGACTTCTGTGCCTTCTCCCGCTCCTCGTCGGTGAGCTTGTCGCCGCGCAAGGTCCACGCCCCGAACGCGAGGAACGCCACCCCGGCGACCAGCGAGATCCAGTCCGTCGGCAGGGCCGCACCCAGCCCGTACCCGATGCCCACCGACACCGCGTGCACCACGGCGGTGGCCGCCGAGATGCCGATCAGTACCGGCAGGGCCCGGTACCTGGTGGCGAACGTCAGCGCCATCAACTGCGACTTGTCGCCCAGCTCGGCGACGAAGATCACCGCGAAGCTGAGCGCCAACGCGCTCCAGACAGCGGTCATGTCATCCTCTCGGTCACACCGGACCGAGGCATGCGAGACCACGACCCGGCACAGTTGCCAGATCGAAGGTCTCGCCCGCCCGACGAATCGGGCCGCGCGGCCGGGCTACCGGTGCGACACCGGCGGCCAGTCTGTCGACCGCGACATTGGGGGCTACTCCCCTTCGCGCCGACAACGATAACCCACGCCACGGCCGGGGCGGGTGGCGCACCGGACCCCGGTGTCAGGGCAGGCGGACGGCGCGGGGGTGGATCGGGAGGTCGGGCAGTTCGAGAACGACCAGGGTCAGGTCCTCGATCGCACGGGTCGTGTGCGGTTCGCCGGCTCGCCAGATCGCGGCCTGGCCCGCTTCGATCGGCCGCCAGGCGCCGTCACCGCCGGACACCTCACCGCGCCCGGCGACGACGAGCAGTGCCTGGTCCGCGACGGCGGGATGCCGCGGGATCTCGGCGCCCGCCTCGACCCGAAGTACGCCCAGATGCGCCTCCTCGCCGCCGACCACGCCGGCCCCGGTGAAGCCCGGCGCGATCTGCCGGGCCACCCCCGCGGTGACATCGATCATCTCCATGACCGGACGGTAGGACTCCGCCGCCCATCGCCGTCCGCCGTGCCGGCACATGTCCGACATCGGCGTGCCGATCACCCGTCCGCCGTGGTGGGCCAGGTCCTCAATCGGGGTGCGGGCGGTCGCGGATGGTCGGCATCATGCGCCATGGAGGTGTCCATGGCAACGGATCCGGAGCTGGCCGTGCGCGGTGCGGTGACCGACGGCGAGATGCACACGCTGTTCGCGGCGGCCTGGGGCGGTGACAGCGACACGAGCTGGGCGCCCATCCTCGCCCGCAGCCTGGCCTGGATCACCGCCCGGCGGGACGGGACCCTGGTCGGCTTCGTCAACGTGGCCACCGACGGCGGCAGCCACGCGTTCCTGCTCGACACCACCGTGCACCCGGACGAGCAGCACCGCGGCCTCGGCACCCGGCTGGTACGGGCCGCCACCGAGCAGGCGCGCGCGGCCGGCGCGGAGTGGCTGCACGTGGACTACGAACCGCACCTGACCGGCTTCTACGCGGGGTGCGGGTTCCGGCCGACCGACGCCGGGCTGCGCCGCCTCGCGCCGGCGCCGACTGCCGCTCCCGGCTGACCACCGATCCTCCCGAGACGCAGCTCGGCCGCCGAGACCGGCGGCCGCAACACGGTCGGCGCGTCCGGTCGGGCCCCGGCGGCACGGTCCGACCGGCGCGTCCGGTCAGGCCCCGGCGGCACGGTCCCACCGGCGGGTGCGGTCAGGCCGCGGCGGCGACCAGCTGGGACATGGTGAACACCGGGCGCAGGTCGAGGCCGGCGGCGGCCAGGTTCGCGGCTCCGCCGGACTCCCGGTCGATCACGCAGACCACCGTGTCGACCTCGGCGCCCAGCGCGCGCAGCTCCGCGGTGGAGGCGAGGATCTGGCCGCCGGAGGTGACCACATCCTCGATCACCACCAGCCGCCGGCCCGCGACCTCGCCGCCCTCGGCGAGCCGGGCCGTCCCGTACGGCTTGGCCTGCTTGCGGACGAACAGCGCCGGCAGCCCACTCGCCTGGCTGGCGGCGACCGCCACTGGCACCCCACCGAGTTCCAGCCCGGCGAGCCCGTCGGCGCCGGCCGGCAGCAGCGCGGACACCTCGGCACCGATCTCCGCGAGCAGCGCCGGATCGGACTCGAACAGGTACTTGTCGAAGTACTCGTCGCTGGTCGCGCCGGAGCGCAGCAGGAACGTCCCGGTCAGGTGCGCGGTGCGGTACACCCGCGCGGCGAGCTCGCTGTTCGTCACGGCTGGAGGATACGGCCCGACGCGACGGCGAAGGAGAGGATCGGGCGCCCGCGCGCCGGTGCGGCCCCGCTCGTCACAGCTGGCCGACGACCCAGTGGTAGGCCTGGCTGACCCAGTCGACCCGGGCGGCGAAGCTGCAGCCGGCGGCCACCAGGTAGGCGGCGACGGCCAGGTGCGACAGCCGGGCGCTGGCCCGCGACCGGTGCATCATCCCCTCGATCACCAGCCGGCCGATCAGCCGGCACAGCGCGAACAGACCGACCGCGATCACCAGGACCAGCACGAACATCATGAAGTTGTTGGCCAGCCGGGCGTCCCGGTTGGCGATCGCGAAGACGCCCCAGCACACGAACGCGAACAGCGCGCCGGTGATCGACAGGCCGATGCCGCGGCGCAGCGTGTGCAGCCGGGCGCCGGGCAGCGGCCGCAGCCGGTCGCGGTCCGGCTCGGCCGGCGGTTGCTCCGGCTCCTCCCCGTACGGCCGCTGGGCCGGCTGCGGGACCGACGCCACGCCACGCTGCTGCGGCTCGCCCCGCGGCGGTTCCACCGGCTGCTGGCCACCCTGGTACGGCGCTCCCCCGCCCGGGTACGCCCGGGCCGCGGCGCCCTGCTGGTACCGGTCGCCGGCCATCACCCGGGTGCCGTTCGCGCCGCCCGCCGGGACGGGCGCGCTGCGTACGGTCGGGTCGACGCCGGCGGACTCGCCGGCGCGCTGCTGGCGCACCGTCGAGCGGGCCGGCCAGAGCGGGCTGTCGCCCAGCGGCGCGGTCGCCGCCGCCCCGGACGCGGCCCCCACGCCACCACCGGCACGCATCGTCGCCTGCTGCGCGCCGTCCGCACCCGGCGTCGCACCCCTGCCGCCCGCTGCCGCCGGCGCCGCACCGTGGGCGGCGGCCGCTCCCGCACCCAGCGCGGCACCCGCGGCGAGGCCGGCCGCCGGGCCGCCGAGGGCGGCACCGCCGCGACCGTTCCGGGAGTCACCCAGCGCGGCGCGTAGCTCCACGACCTCCTGTTCGAGCCGTTCCACCCGGGACCAGTCGTCGGTCGCGGCGACCGGGCCGGGCTTCACTCCGGCCCGGCCGACCACCCGGGCAGATCGGGAGACGCCCCAGTACATGCCGACGTCCGGGGTACCGGCGCGGTCGACCAGGTCGGCCAGCCGGGCGGTCCAGGCGGTCAGCTCCTCGGTACCGGGCCGGTCGGCCGGGTCGTCGGCGAGCGGCGCCAGCAGGTGGTCGCGCAGCGCCGGGTGCGCCTCCAGCAGCGGATGGCGGCGCAGCACCGCCCACGGCGGCAGCGGCTCGGCGCCCGCCATCGCCTGCTGCGGCGACTCGGTACGCGGGAAGGTCCCGGTGATCATGTAGTACGCGACGGCGCCGAAGCCGTGCACGTCGTACGCCGGGCCGACGGTGCCGCTGAACGCCTCGGGGCCGCCCGCCTCGCGGGTGTAGGCGATCGTGGTGATGTGACCGCTGCGGTGGTAGCGGGCGCCGGTGAAGTCGATCAGCCGCGCCTCACCGGAGGGCAGCACGATCACGTTCGACGGCTTGATGTCCATGTGCACCACCGGCGAGGCACCGGGCTCGCTCGGGTGGTGCAACGCGAGCAGCACCCGGACCAGCGTGTCCAGGGTGCCCACCGCGTCGAGCCGGGCGCCCGCACCGGCCTCGGCACCGCCGGCGGGACCCGCGGCGCGCTGCCGGACGTACTCGCGCAGGTTGACGCCGGGCAGGTAGTCGAGCACCTGGTACGGCTCGGGTTCGCCGCGCGGTGAGCTGCCCGGCGGGTGCGGCGGCGGCCCGTAGAAGCCGTCCGCGCGCCGGCAGATGCCGGCCACGCCGCGGCTGTTGAGGTCCATCAGCACCGCGTCGCCCTTGTCCCAGGACATCAGCTGCTCGGCGCGCGGCCGCGAGTCGTCCAGCCGGAACACCTTGACGGTCAGCGGCGCCGAGCTGACCCCGTTGGACAGCCGGACCGCGCGGTACACCTCGGCCTGCCCGCCGGAGGCGATGTGCGCCACCAGCCGGTAGCGCTGGTGGGTCTCGGGGAGCGGGCTCGCCGGGCCGCAGACCAGATCGAGCAACTCGGCCACCCGCACAACCCCCTCGACTGCCTGCCTCGCCCGACCCGGGCCCGCCCGCACGCGAGCCCCCTCGGCGATGCCGGTCTATCGAGGGTAGCGAGGGCCGGCCACGCGGCACCCGCCCCATGCAGGAAATGGGGGGCCGATCGGGGGGCTGCTGGGATAGACAGGCGTGATGGACAACTACGAGCTGCGACCCATCACCGAGGACGAGGTGTACTCGTTCCAGCGGTGCTTCGGGAAGGCGTTCGGGCACGACCACCACGACGACGAGGCGAAACTCGAACGCGACCTGTACGAACTGGGACGCACGCTCGCGGTGGTGCACGAACGCGACGGTGTGGTCGGTACCGCGGTCTCGATGCGCCGCGAGCTGGGCATTCCCGGCGGAACGGTACCGGCGGCGCACGTCACGCTGGTCGCGGTGTCCGGTACGCACCGGCGGCGCGGGCTACTGCGCCGGATGATGACCCGCCAGCTGACCGACCTGGCGGGCACCGACGAGGCGATTGCCGTGCTGTGGCCGAGCGAGCCCGTCATCTACGGACGGTTCGGATACGGCCCCGCCACGTACACGCTGGAGTTCCACGCCGACAACCGCGAGCTGGCGCTGCCGGCCGCCGCCGAGCCGTCCGGCCTCCTGCGCGAGGTGGAGCTGCCGGACGCGCTGAAGGTGCTGGCGGAGGTGTTCGACGCGGCGCGGGTGGACCGGCCCGGCATGTCCGGCCGTACCCCGGCGGGCTGGCGCGTGGTCACCGCGGACCTGGAGCACCAGCGTCACGGCCGCTCCGCCCTCCGCACGATCGTGCACGAGGGACCGGACGGGCCGGACGGGTACGCGATGTTTCGGATCGAACGCGGCGGCGACGCCACCGGGCCGCAGGCGGTGGTGCACGTCGAGGAGGCGGTCGCGACCAACCTCGACGCGTACCGGCAGCTGTGGCGGTTCCTGTTCGACATCGACCTGACCCGGCAGGTGCACTACGACTACGGGGTACTGGACGAGCCGCTGCGCTACCTGGTCAGCGACCCGCGCCGGCTCGGCGCCCGCCTCACCGACGGCGTCTGGCTGCGCATCCTGGACCTGCCGGTGGCGCTCGCCGCCCGCAGCTATCCGGTCGCGGTGGACGCCGTACTGGACGTCACCGACGAGCTGCTGCCCGGCAACGCCGGGCGCTGGCACCTGCGGGCCGCCGGCGACGAGCTGACCTGCGAGCGGACCGACCGGCCGGCCGACGTGGCGCTGTCGATCGCCGAGCTGGGCGCCGCGTACCTCGGCGGTACGTCGCTCGCGGCGCTCGCGGTCGCCGGCCGGGTCACCGAGCTGCGCGACGGCGCGCTCGCGCCGCTGTCCGCCGCGTTCGGCTGGCACCGCGAACCAGCCGCCGTCGAGGTCTTCTGATCCACCCGCCGCGCGCCGTCAGCTGCGTAGGGCGGCGCGGGGCAGGGCGCGTTCCAGCCGGGTGAAGGCGGCTGCGGTGGCGACGTCCAGTACCGCGAGGGCGAGCCACGGCAGCGCCCGGTGCACCCCGAACAGGGTCGCGAAGAACGTCGGTGCCACGATCCCGGCCAGTGTGAACGAGTACTGGAAGCTGGCCAGGTAGCGGCCGCGGGTGGCCGCCGGTGCGACCGCCGCGGCGAGCGCCATCGAGGTCGGCGCGTGCAGCGACTCGGCCACGGTGAACAGCAGCGTGCCGACCGCGAGCAGCGGTACCAGCACCAGCAGGCTGCCGGGGCGCAGCGCGGCGAGCAGCAGCGCCCAGGCCGCCCACACCAGCAGCGCGCCGACCAGTACCCGGGTGCGCCGGGAGCCGGCGACCCGGCGTACCAGCGGGGCGGTGGCGAGCGACACCAGCACGGTGTTGCCGGACAGCAGTGCCGCGGTCAGCCAGCCGGGGCCGTGCAGCCCGCTCGCCACGAACGTCGGCAGCGCCAGCCCGAGCATCATCGAGGTCATCGCACAGATGGTGTTGAGGCCGGTCAGACCGAGGAACGGGCGGTCTCGCAGCAACGCACGGTAGCCACCGGCCGGCTCGTCGTGCGCCCGCGGTCGCGGCGCCCGGACGCACAGCCCGATCGCCGCCGCCGCGGCGAAGAAGCAGCCGGCCGTCGCGTACGCGACCAGGTGGTACGCGCCGGTCCGGTCGGCGCCGACCACCAGTCCGGTCACCAGGCCGCCGACGCCCAGCCCGGCGGTGCGGGTCATGTTCGCCCAGGCGTACCAGTCGTCCTTGGTCAGCCGGCCGCCCGGCCGGCCGTCGGCGTAGTCGGTGATCGCGGTGAAGATCGCCGACCAGAAGAACCGCACCCCGATCGCCGCGGCGGTCATCGCCAGGAACACCGGCACCGGGGTGCGCACGTACGCGTAGGCGAGGAAGCCGGCGGCCTGCAGCAGTTGCGCGCCGACCACCAGCGGTACCGCACCGAACCGGTCCACCAGCGCGCCGGCGAACACCGGGATCGGCAGTGTCAGCACGTTGCCGACGCTGATCAGCACGCCCAGCAGCGCCAGCGGGATGTCGGTCAGCCTGGTGAAGTAGACCAGCGACAGCGGCAGGAACAGCCCGTTGCCCAGCGCGTCCACGACCAGCCCGGCGATCAGCACCGACCCGCCCCGACTCGTACGGCGGTGGTCGACGGCGCCCGCGACGGCGCTGCGCTCGCTCATCTCTCGTCCCGTCGTCGTGGTCGGCGCCGGCCACGCTAGCGGTCGCGGAACCGGCTGGCGAACGCTTTCCCGCCACCGGCCGCCGCCCCCGGAAGGCCCGTCCGGGCGGCCCGCGGCGTCAGTCCACCCTGATCTCGGCGATGGTCAG
This genomic interval carries:
- a CDS encoding TMEM165/GDT1 family protein, which gives rise to MTAVWSALALSFAVIFVAELGDKSQLMALTFATRYRALPVLIGISAATAVVHAVSVGIGYGLGAALPTDWISLVAGVAFLAFGAWTLRGDKLTDEEREKAQKSTRSAVVAASVAFFLAELGDKTMLATITLATNHGWLGTWIGSTLGMVAADALAIAVGRLLGKALPERFIRYGAAVLFAIFGVWLLIEALRALV
- a CDS encoding cupin domain-containing protein yields the protein MEMIDVTAGVARQIAPGFTGAGVVGGEEAHLGVLRVEAGAEIPRHPAVADQALLVVAGRGEVSGGDGAWRPIEAGQAAIWRAGEPHTTRAIEDLTLVVLELPDLPIHPRAVRLP
- a CDS encoding GNAT family N-acetyltransferase, which translates into the protein MATDPELAVRGAVTDGEMHTLFAAAWGGDSDTSWAPILARSLAWITARRDGTLVGFVNVATDGGSHAFLLDTTVHPDEQHRGLGTRLVRAATEQARAAGAEWLHVDYEPHLTGFYAGCGFRPTDAGLRRLAPAPTAAPG
- the pyrE gene encoding orotate phosphoribosyltransferase — translated: MTNSELAARVYRTAHLTGTFLLRSGATSDEYFDKYLFESDPALLAEIGAEVSALLPAGADGLAGLELGGVPVAVAASQASGLPALFVRKQAKPYGTARLAEGGEVAGRRLVVIEDVVTSGGQILASTAELRALGAEVDTVVCVIDRESGGAANLAAAGLDLRPVFTMSQLVAAAA
- a CDS encoding protein kinase domain-containing protein translates to MAELLDLVCGPASPLPETHQRYRLVAHIASGGQAEVYRAVRLSNGVSSAPLTVKVFRLDDSRPRAEQLMSWDKGDAVLMDLNSRGVAGICRRADGFYGPPPHPPGSSPRGEPEPYQVLDYLPGVNLREYVRQRAAGPAGGAEAGAGARLDAVGTLDTLVRVLLALHHPSEPGASPVVHMDIKPSNVIVLPSGEARLIDFTGARYHRSGHITTIAYTREAGGPEAFSGTVGPAYDVHGFGAVAYYMITGTFPRTESPQQAMAGAEPLPPWAVLRRHPLLEAHPALRDHLLAPLADDPADRPGTEELTAWTARLADLVDRAGTPDVGMYWGVSRSARVVGRAGVKPGPVAATDDWSRVERLEQEVVELRAALGDSRNGRGGAALGGPAAGLAAGAALGAGAAAAHGAAPAAAGGRGATPGADGAQQATMRAGGGVGAASGAAATAPLGDSPLWPARSTVRQQRAGESAGVDPTVRSAPVPAGGANGTRVMAGDRYQQGAAARAYPGGGAPYQGGQQPVEPPRGEPQQRGVASVPQPAQRPYGEEPEQPPAEPDRDRLRPLPGARLHTLRRGIGLSITGALFAFVCWGVFAIANRDARLANNFMMFVLVLVIAVGLFALCRLIGRLVIEGMMHRSRASARLSHLAVAAYLVAAGCSFAARVDWVSQAYHWVVGQL
- a CDS encoding GNAT family N-acetyltransferase; this translates as MDNYELRPITEDEVYSFQRCFGKAFGHDHHDDEAKLERDLYELGRTLAVVHERDGVVGTAVSMRRELGIPGGTVPAAHVTLVAVSGTHRRRGLLRRMMTRQLTDLAGTDEAIAVLWPSEPVIYGRFGYGPATYTLEFHADNRELALPAAAEPSGLLREVELPDALKVLAEVFDAARVDRPGMSGRTPAGWRVVTADLEHQRHGRSALRTIVHEGPDGPDGYAMFRIERGGDATGPQAVVHVEEAVATNLDAYRQLWRFLFDIDLTRQVHYDYGVLDEPLRYLVSDPRRLGARLTDGVWLRILDLPVALAARSYPVAVDAVLDVTDELLPGNAGRWHLRAAGDELTCERTDRPADVALSIAELGAAYLGGTSLAALAVAGRVTELRDGALAPLSAAFGWHREPAAVEVF
- a CDS encoding MFS transporter, yielding MSERSAVAGAVDHRRTSRGGSVLIAGLVVDALGNGLFLPLSLVYFTRLTDIPLALLGVLISVGNVLTLPIPVFAGALVDRFGAVPLVVGAQLLQAAGFLAYAYVRTPVPVFLAMTAAAIGVRFFWSAIFTAITDYADGRPGGRLTKDDWYAWANMTRTAGLGVGGLVTGLVVGADRTGAYHLVAYATAGCFFAAAAAIGLCVRAPRPRAHDEPAGGYRALLRDRPFLGLTGLNTICAMTSMMLGLALPTFVASGLHGPGWLTAALLSGNTVLVSLATAPLVRRVAGSRRTRVLVGALLVWAAWALLLAALRPGSLLVLVPLLAVGTLLFTVAESLHAPTSMALAAAVAPAATRGRYLASFQYSFTLAGIVAPTFFATLFGVHRALPWLALAVLDVATAAAFTRLERALPRAALRS